Proteins encoded together in one Benincasa hispida cultivar B227 chromosome 1, ASM972705v1, whole genome shotgun sequence window:
- the LOC120085178 gene encoding peroxisomal (S)-2-hydroxy-acid oxidase GLO4-like gives MSSETVNVDDFKELAKQALPRMYYDYYAGREDRGTDMFKALALGAQAVLGKISYEPVNVEDFRELARLALPKMYYDFYAGGAEDEHTLRENIQAFQRITIRPRILVDVSQIDTSTTILGHRISTPILVAPTAAHKLAFHEGELATARATAAAKTIMVLSYSSTCSIEEVASSCNAVRFFQLYIFRRRDISRQLVERAERFGYKAIVLTADTPRLGRREADIKNKMIAIPEKNLEGLISIDVGCDRGSKFEAFANKTLDASLRWEDIEWLRSITTLPILIKGILTHEDATKAVEAGVDGIIVSNHGARQLDFAPATVSVLEEVVHAVKGKVPVLLDGGVRRGTDVFKALALGAHAVLIGRPVLFGLAAKGEEGVRKVLEMLKNELETSMALSGCPCVKDITRSHVRTHYDKLQSML, from the exons ATGTCAAGTGAAACAGTGAATGTGGATGACTTCAAAGAATTGGCTAAGCAGGCACTTCCAAGGATGTATTACGATTACTATGCAGGCCGTGAGGATCGAGGAACAGATATGTTCAAGGCATTAGCTCTTGGTGCTCAGGCAGTCCTT ggTAAAATATCTTATGAACCAGTGAATGTGGAAGACTTTAGAGAATTGGCAAGATTAGCACTTCCAAAAATGTACTATGATTTCTATGCCGGGGGAGCTGAAGACGAACACACACTTAGAGAGAACATACAAGCTTTCCAAAGAATCAC GATTCGACCTCGAATTCTGGTGGATGTTAGCCAAATTGATACTTCAACAACCATATTAGGGCATCGAATCTCTACACCTATTTTGGTTGCTCCCACAGCTGCACATAAGTTGGCATTCCATGAAG GAGAATTAGCCACAGCCAGAGCAACTGCTGCTGCTAAAACTATAATG GTTCTGTCCTACTCTTCAACCTGTTCAATAGAGGAAGTTGCCTCTAGTTGCAATGCTGTCCGtttctttcaattatat ATATTCCGAAGGCGCGATATCTCGAGGCAACTAGTAGAGAGAGCAGAGAGATTTGGATACAAGGCAATTGTACTCACTGCCGATACTCCTCGACTTGGTAGAAGGGAGGCTGATATAAAGAACAA GATGATTGCAATTCCAGAGAAGAACCTTGAAGGCCTCATAAGTATTGACGTTGGCTGT GATCGAGGTTCAAAATTCGAAGCTTTTGCTAACAAAACCTTGGATGCTTCTCTGCGTTGGGAA GACATAGAATGGTTAAGATCAATCACTACTCTGCCAATTCTGATAAAGGGAATTCTCACTCATGAAGATG CAACAAAAGCTGTGGAAGCAGGTGTTGATGGAATTATAGTGTCCAATCATGGAGCTCGCCAACTAGACTTTGCTCCAGCCACTGTTTCTGTTCTTGAAGAG GTAGTCCATGCTGTCAAGGGTAAAGTTCCTGTGCTGTTAGATGGAGGTGTGCGGCGAGGAACGGATGTGTTCAAGGCACTAGCCCTTGGTGCTCATGCAGTTCTT ATTGGGAGACCAGTTTTATTTGGGCTAGCAGCAAAGGGAGAGGAGGGAGTAAGAAAAGTGTTGGAAATGCTGAAGAATGAGTTAGAGACAAGTATGGCACTTTCTGGTTGCCCATGTGTAAAGGACATTACTAGAAGCCATGTGAGGACACACTATGATAAGCTACAGTCAATGCTTTGA